Below is a window of Paramisgurnus dabryanus chromosome 20, PD_genome_1.1, whole genome shotgun sequence DNA.
TGCTAGTCAGTGTGTATTTTTActgctttatttaaatattatttcgGCAGTACATGACAATATATAAAGTATTAACTTCAGTACGATGTCCACAGCTGTATAGTATCTCATAATATATCTCTCATATGCACATAGTAGACTAGAGCTCCTCTAAATGAAAATCTCTAAAATATTAAGAGATATTAAAATTGTGAAAATTATTGCATGTTAAGTTAATACCCTGATTTATCATGTAAGTAttagataaatataaataagAAAACAACCTTCTTATTTCATTGTGTTGCCAGACAATGGGTGATGAAGGTCCAGCAGAGGATTATCCCACTGAAATAGAGGATAACCTAAATGATTTTGAGTCCTCTGTGGGTTCTGTACAGAAGATGGTCCAGAGTCTCGTGTCTGTATCCAGAAGCAGCCATTTGGATAAAGTAAGCAACAGTAAATTCATACATCAATGTTATAAGCAGTCATGTGTATTAAATGGCTTATTCTAAAGTTTCATTTTCATTCCAGTTAGATCCTCTTGATCAAGCTAAATTGGACTTGATGTCAGCATATGCCCTCAACTCAATGTTCTGGAGTAAGTTTTTAAACTAAAAGTTTACTTAATCATGTGCAATAACATGTTTTAAACCTTGTGAAACTTCTCTTTATAGTGTATTTGGTGACACAAGGAGTCAATCCAAAAGACCATGGAATCAAACAAGAATTGGTAAAATGATTACTTAACTGCAATACCTATATCATCTTATAATTTCACTTGCAGGAATGTTTATTCAGGGTTGAGTACAAGTTTAGCTTTATTGACACATAAGTCCCTTTTCATCTCAGTGTGTctcgtaactctgtctgacgcacccactgctagtctagcttagcacaaagactggaagttaatggctccagctagcatactgcttccaataagtgacaaaataatgccaacattttcccatttatatgttgtgatttgtatagtcacagtgtgtaaaaataacaaggtcagatatgagacacagccatcttttaatcGTATACATTGGGCTACTTGGGCAGAGTCATTTACTCGCAGTTACTTTAAATGTTGCGCTAATCAtctgcccaagtagcagtgcttaaccttctgagaatattgtatactgttaaaagatggctgtctttcctatgaccttgttatttgtacacgctgtgactatacaaatcacaacatataaataagaaaatgttggcgttattttgtcacttattgggagcatgctagctggagccatttacttccagtctttgtgctaccCTAGACTagctttgtgctaagctagaaATTATTAAATGGTTAAATATTTACCTTGCATTGaacatttctttaataaaaatatatcaggGCAGTATATAAGCCACTTTAAggaaattactttttaaagcaTGCTTTATAGTTGTCAATGAAAGTAATTCAGAAATGACTCTTTCACCTCACAGGAGAGAATCAGGACATATATGAACAAAGTGAAGGAAATCACAGACAGAAAAAAAGCCGGACGTCTCGACACAGATGCAGCCTCACGGTTTGTTCGAAATGCATTGTGGGATGCAGAGGACAAGAAACGAGAGGACAAGAAACGAAAGGACAAAACTGATCATTCTGTCAGAGGAAAACACACAAGGTTTAAATAGATTTGAGCTGACTTCATAAAACACACATGCTGGACATTTTGTGTGCCTTGTGGAAAGTTATTTTGCTGACTTATAATGTCGTCCGATTGCGCAAACAACTTTGGATGCTCAACTTCTTTAATGTGACTGTCCATGCTGCCATATGTTGAACAGTATCATTTTTCACAAGAGACTGACTTATTTCAAACTAAAGAAGAAATTTAATGCAACCcctttttaaagttaaatttttttctaGAGCCATTGTTTTTCATAGTCTTGCGTGTGTTTTAAATCTGGGGTTATCTGAAATGTTCTGTGTGGACCATTCATACTAGCAACCCCATTAAAATTTTAAAGCctctgtttttatttgaaatattttatctttTTGGCAGACTGAGAGAAACATTCAGTCCCTCACTGAACTATGAACACCTTCAGCTCTTTATCTCCATCCTGTTATTGTTAATTGACTGTATAAATAATTTACTACAGTATATTTTCACGAGCCTGGTATTACCTTTTCTGAAATACACAGTGGGTTTCTGATGCCCAGTTCACAGGAGTATTTGCTACCCAAGGCCAGAATTAATGAG
It encodes the following:
- the c1d gene encoding nuclear nucleic acid-binding protein C1D isoform X2, with the translated sequence MGDEGPAEDYPTEIEDNLNDFESSVGSVQKMVQSLVSVSRSSHLDKLDPLDQAKLDLMSAYALNSMFWMYLVTQGVNPKDHGIKQELERIRTYMNKVKEITDRKKAGRLDTDAASRFVRNALWDAEDKKREDKKRKDKTDHSVRGKHTRFK
- the c1d gene encoding nuclear nucleic acid-binding protein C1D isoform X1, whose amino-acid sequence is MLTMGDEGPAEDYPTEIEDNLNDFESSVGSVQKMVQSLVSVSRSSHLDKLDPLDQAKLDLMSAYALNSMFWMYLVTQGVNPKDHGIKQELERIRTYMNKVKEITDRKKAGRLDTDAASRFVRNALWDAEDKKREDKKRKDKTDHSVRGKHTRFK